The Molothrus ater isolate BHLD 08-10-18 breed brown headed cowbird chromosome 1, BPBGC_Mater_1.1, whole genome shotgun sequence genome includes a window with the following:
- the MALSU1 gene encoding LOW QUALITY PROTEIN: mitochondrial assembly of ribosomal large subunit protein 1 (The sequence of the model RefSeq protein was modified relative to this genomic sequence to represent the inferred CDS: deleted 1 base in 1 codon) encodes MWRALAGVRRLLRPLGAAAGGAPRVEPPPPRAPPGRGCAAAGGGAGPGALGAAEQRQPADTVLPKFNIDLAVALLRQENAKDICVIQLSPELKYCDYFIIVSGFSTRHLHAMANYMLKMYKHLKEEGGPHTQIEGKETDDWLCIDFGNIVVHFMLPETREVYELEKLWTLGPYDDQLAQMIPQSLPKDFVFGLTPNSSDHLETRT; translated from the exons ATGTGGCGGGCGCTGGCGGGAGTGCGGCGGCTCCTGCGGCCGCTCGGGGCTGCGGCCGGGGGCGCCCCGCGGGTGGAGCCGCCGCCACCCCGGGCCCCGCCGGGTCGGGGCTgcgcggcggcgggaggcggaGCC GGGCCCGGTGCGCTGGGGGCGGCGGAGCAGCGCCAGCCGGCAG ATACTGTTCTTCCAAAGTTCAACATTGACTTGGCTGTAGCACTGCTGAGGCAGGAAAATGCTAAAGACATCTGTGTCATCCAGCTATCTCCAGAACTAAAATACTGTGATTATTTTATAATTGTGAGCGGATTTTCAACACGGCATCTTCATGCAATGGCAAATTACATGCTGAAAATG tacaAGCATCTCAAAGAAGAAGGTGGTCCTCATACTCAGATTGAAGGAAAAGAGACAGATGACTGGCTGTGCATTGATTTTG GTAACATAGTGGTTCATTTCATGCTGCCAGAGACACGAGAAGTTTATGaactggagaagctgtggaCTCTTGGTCCCTATGATGACCAGTTAGCACAGATGATTCCACAGTCCCTGCCAAAGGACTTCGTGTTTGGACTGACTCCCAACAGCAGTGATCATCTTGAGACAAGAACTTAA